The Streptomyces cynarae genome contains a region encoding:
- a CDS encoding peptidase inhibitor family I36 protein, whose product MNKRLAALLAATTLSAGAVLATSASAQAVPCGSGNFCVWTEANFTGLKIEHSGDDHWWEGDMAWHDSSWANHGISGPGVKDHVKVYSARELLGHVTICLAPGQEVGYNAAANDQGASHTWTTGC is encoded by the coding sequence ATGAACAAGCGCCTGGCCGCCCTCCTCGCCGCCACCACCCTGTCCGCCGGGGCCGTGCTCGCCACCTCCGCGTCCGCGCAGGCCGTGCCCTGCGGCAGCGGCAACTTCTGTGTGTGGACCGAAGCGAACTTCACGGGCCTGAAGATCGAGCACAGCGGCGACGACCACTGGTGGGAGGGGGACATGGCCTGGCACGACTCCTCCTGGGCGAACCACGGCATCTCCGGCCCGGGCGTCAAGGACCACGTCAAGGTCTACTCCGCGCGTGAGCTGCTGGGCCATGTCACCATCTGCCTGGCCCCGGGACAGGAGGTCGGCTACAACGCCGCCGCGAACGACCAGGGCGCCTCACACACCTGGACGACCGGCTGCTGA
- a CDS encoding DUF397 domain-containing protein, with amino-acid sequence MSSALRWFKSSYSNDSGGDCVEVAQDVDAIHIRDSKNPTGPTLTVSSGAWGAFLKGARTL; translated from the coding sequence ATGAGCAGCGCACTGCGGTGGTTCAAGTCGAGCTACAGCAACGACAGTGGCGGGGACTGCGTCGAGGTCGCCCAAGACGTTGATGCCATACACATCCGCGACTCGAAGAACCCCACCGGTCCCACCCTCACCGTGTCCTCCGGCGCATGGGGCGCATTCCTCAAGGGCGCTCGTACCCTTTGA
- a CDS encoding helix-turn-helix domain-containing protein gives MTAMARAVNKTEASGTAHLVAALAKALREQQQLSQEELGRKIGYTGSAVSAMETCAQPASDKMLVKLEEALGGGLGVFEKARKYVLLDKYPPQFKDFALMEAEAVTLSSYQTYVVDGLFQTEGYARALIGGGYPKLADDKVEELVEARMARKALFDRDPVAMIELILDESVLRRPFGSWEVLHEQLRSLAEVAERDNVSIQVLPLERGLRAGHAGARGDMKLVETKEHHHVVYMEIEDESVLVGDPTKVAQLSHRYAKIRTQALSPDDSLSLIQRLAGEEQR, from the coding sequence GTGACCGCAATGGCGCGGGCTGTGAACAAGACGGAGGCGAGCGGGACGGCACATCTGGTCGCCGCCCTGGCGAAGGCGCTGCGCGAGCAGCAGCAGCTGTCGCAGGAGGAGTTGGGGAGGAAGATCGGGTACACCGGGTCGGCGGTCAGCGCGATGGAGACGTGCGCGCAGCCCGCCAGCGACAAGATGCTCGTCAAGCTGGAGGAGGCGCTCGGCGGGGGATTGGGCGTCTTCGAGAAGGCACGCAAGTACGTGCTGCTCGACAAGTACCCGCCGCAGTTCAAGGACTTCGCCTTGATGGAGGCCGAGGCAGTGACGCTGTCGTCATACCAGACGTACGTGGTCGACGGCCTCTTCCAGACGGAGGGTTATGCCCGCGCCCTGATCGGCGGCGGCTATCCAAAGCTCGCCGATGACAAGGTGGAGGAGCTGGTCGAAGCGCGCATGGCGCGCAAGGCGCTCTTCGATCGCGATCCCGTTGCCATGATCGAGCTGATCCTCGACGAGTCGGTGCTTCGGCGGCCGTTCGGCAGTTGGGAGGTGCTGCACGAGCAATTGCGCTCGCTAGCAGAGGTCGCGGAGCGGGACAATGTCAGCATCCAGGTGCTGCCATTGGAACGGGGGCTGCGCGCCGGTCATGCAGGAGCCCGCGGTGACATGAAGCTGGTGGAGACGAAAGAGCACCACCACGTGGTCTACATGGAGATCGAGGATGAAAGCGTCCTCGTCGGTGATCCCACCAAGGTGGCCCAACTCTCGCACCGCTATGCGAAGATCCGCACACAGGCTTTGAGCCCGGACGACTCACTGAGCCTCATCCAGCGGCTGGCAGGAGAAGAGCAGCGATGA